A stretch of the Papaver somniferum cultivar HN1 chromosome 6, ASM357369v1, whole genome shotgun sequence genome encodes the following:
- the LOC113287111 gene encoding uncharacterized protein LOC113287111 isoform X1 gives MDPNTSMTMNPNTTSSSSSSLVVSHLMNSCGLSEDQALKASKKLNFKTTSRADIVKTLLERSGFTKPDITKLIIRAPRALLFAKRSILKHKLDYFFSKDISRQEAIKALSHNPGILFFFSLEYRIIPCFDFFKSIVGNDRDTINTIRNAFEIKSCYNKSMEEVVLKNIQVLKDENVPEEIIIKFLIQQPWVFMIGTERFKEAVEEVKGMGINPSKTAFTTSIRMPVSYAKTTLETKLDAFRKWWSEEQIQTAIRKLTRFMEISVKKFEAIMDFAVTQMGCSPSSLALRPSVFYLNLEKRIIPRFSIHKILIAKGLTGSKATILTILQLKHEVFLKRYVIPYKVEAPEVWQIYNQASNRHVLKDSKNEEVTFCPESSTENVAAPPKVAKVVDKSQTGKPKNKALASDLMEQDEELEKEEEANKATKPKKILRKSKKKVEEMQGGGAKKDKGDHSNIEFDEEEKDMSNREEEIAVVHIVGKVSEGSQASGLKRKVSKKVTKPKKVLKKSKKKIEEVQGSAAKKEEKDASKEEEENTALPMVRKVLEDEELEKEEEANKATEPKKILEKSKKKVEEMQGGGAKKDKGGHSNIEFDEEEKDKSNREEEIAAVPIIGKVSEGSQASGLKRVLLSPWSGKY, from the exons ATGGATCCCAACACCTCCATGACCATGAATCCAAACAccacttcttcttcatcatcctcactgGTAGTGTCACACCTTATGAATTCCTGTGGATTATCAGAAGATCAAGCTCTGAAAGCTTCCAAGAAACTTAATTTCAAAACCACATCAAGGGCAGACATTGTTAAAACCTTACTTGAAAGATCTGGGTTTACTAAACCAGACATCACCAAACTCATCATCAGAGCACCGAGAGCCCTTTTATTTGCTAAACGTTCAATTCTTAAGCACAAACTCGATTATTTCTTTTCTAAAGACATTTCTAGACAGGAAGCTATCAAGGCCTTGTCTCACAACCCaggtattctttttttttttagtttagaaTATCGTATCATTCCTTGTTTCGATTTCTTTAAGAGCATTGTTGGTAATGATAGAGACACAATTAATACTATCCGAAACGCATTTGAGATAAAATCGTGTTATAACAAGAGTATGGAGGAAGTGGTGCTCAAAAACATACAGGTTTTGAAAGATGAAAATGTCCCTGAGGAGATTATAATCAAGTTTCTAATCCAACAACCTTGGGTATTTATGATTGGCACTGAGAGATTTAAAGAGGCTGTGGAAGAGGTTAAAGGTATGGGAATTAATCCTTCCAAAACTGCATTTACAACTTCCATTCGGATGCCGGTATCGTATGCGAAAACGACATTGGAAACTAAATTGGATGCTTTCAGGAAATGGTGGTCAGAAGAACAAATTCAAACTGCAATTAGAAAACTGACTAGATTTATGGAAATATCTGTGAAGAAATTTGAAGCTATAATGGATTTTGCTGTGACCCAGATGGGTTGTAGTCCATCAAGTTTAGCTCTGCGTCCATCAGTTTTTTATCTCAACTTGGAGAAGAGGATTATACCCAGGTTTTCTATTCACAAAATTTTAATCGCTAAAGGTTTGACTGGGAGTAAAGCAACCATACTAACAATTTTACAATTGAAACATGAAGTTTTCTTGAAGAGGTATGTGATCCCGTATAAAGTTGAAGCTCCAGAAGTGTGGCAG ATTTATAACCAAGCATCAAATAGGCATGTCTTGAAGGACTCAAAAAATGAAGAGGTAACTTTTTGTCCAGAAAGTTCTACGGAGAATGTAGCAGCTCCACCAAAGGTAGCGAAAGTGGTTGACAAAAGTCAAACTGGCAAGCCTAAGAATAAAGCTTTGGCCAGTGATCTTATGGAACAAGATGAAGAGttggagaaggaagaagaagcaaATAAAGCCACAAAGCCTAAGAAgattttgagaaagtcaaagaaaaaaGTGGAGGAAATGCAAGGTGGTGGTGCAAAGAAGGATAAAGGAGATCATTCTAATATTGAATTTGATGAGGAAGAGAAGGATATGTCTAACAGAGAAGAAGAGATTGCTGTTGTCCATATCGTCGGGAAAGTATCAGAAGGTAGTCAAGCAAGTGGACTTAAGAGGAAAGTTTCGAAGAAAGTCACAAAGCCTAAGAAGGTTTTGaaaaagtcaaagaagaaaattgAGGAAGTGCAAGGTAGTGCAGCCAAGAAGGAAGAGAAGGATGCatctaaggaagaagaagagaatactgCTCTTCCCATGGTCAGGAAAGTATTAGAAGATGAAGAGttggagaaggaagaagaagcaaATAAAGCCACAGAgcctaagaagattttggagaagtcaaagAAAAAAGTGGAGGAAATGCAAGGTGGTGGTGCGAAGAAGGATAAAGGAGGTCATTCTAATATTGAATTTGATGAGGAAGAGAAGGATAAGTCTAACAGAGAAGAAGAGATTGCTGCTGTCCCTATCATCGGGAAAGTATCAGAAGGTAGTCAAGCAAGTGGGCTTAAGAGAGTACTGCTCTCCCCATGGTCGGGAAAGTATTAG
- the LOC113285516 gene encoding desiccation-related protein PCC13-62-like, with protein sequence MKNNTSISSTLFMIFIINTTFFLLSLSSHYATATSCDSSVSHSRLRPSTSSNNYRPETTVHSSSDVPKNDIDLLEFPLNLEYLEAEFFLWGALGYGLDKIAPQLALGGQPPKGVKKARLDPFTRDIITQFAFQEVGHLRAIKEVVGGGFPRPLLDLSAKSFAKVMDSAFGFALVPPFDPYANELNYLLATYLVPYVGLTGYVGSSHLFKGDRSKKLAAGLLAVESAQDAVVRAYLYERAVQRVRPYGITVAEFTAKISQLRDKLGGDGLKDEGIVVPPAMGAEGKIAGNVIAGNDYSVAYRRTPQEILRIVYGGNGDEHVPGGFFPNGANGTIATSYLGS encoded by the exons ATGAAGAATAACACCAGCATTTCCTCGACCCTTTTCATGATTTTCATCATCAACACCACCTTTTTCTTACTCTCACTGTCAAGTCACTATGCTACCGCCACTTCTTGTGATTCTTCGGTTTCCCACTCTCGGCTGCGTCCAAGTACTAGCAGCAATAATTATAGACCCGAAACCACCGTACATTCATCATCAGATGTTCCCAAAAATGACATCGACTTGTTAGAATTCCCATTGAATTTAGAATATCTTGAAGCAGAGTTTTTCTTGTGGGGTGCTTTAGGCTATGGCCTTGATAAGATTGCTCCTCAGCTAGCCCTTGGAGGTCAACCCCCTAAGGGTGTGAAGAAAGCCAGACTTGACCCTTTTACTCGGGATATCATTACGCAATTCGCCTTCCAGGAAGTTGGACATCTAAG GGCCATAAAGGAAGTCGTAGGAGGAGGATTCCCAAGACCATTGCTTGATCTGAGTGCCAAAAGTTTTGCAAAGGTGATGGATAGTGCCTTCGGTTTCGCATTGGTACCACCATTTGATCCTTATGCTAATGAACTCAACTACCTTCTAGCAACTTACCTGGTTCCATATGTTGGACTAACCGGTTATGTTGGATCCAGTCATCTCTTCAAGGGTGACCGCTCTAAGAAG CTTGCTGCGGGGCTTTTGGCCGTAGAATCAGCACAAGATGCAGTAGTTAGAGCATACTTGTACGAGAGGGCAGTGCAGAGGGTGCGCCCATATGGCATCACGGTTGCAGAGTTTACGGCCAAGATTTCACAGCTAAGGGACAAGCTTGGTGGTGATGGGCTCAAGGATGAAGGGATTGTTGTACCACCTGCAATGGGTGCGGAGGGGAAAATAGCTGGGAATGTGATTGCCGGAAATGATTACTCGGTGGCATACCGCAGGACCCCACAGGAAATACTGAGGATAGTTTATGGCGGCAATGGGGATGAGCATGTACCTGGTGGGTTCTTCCCAAATGGTGCTAATGGCACCATTGCTACGTCTTACTTAGGATCATAA
- the LOC113287111 gene encoding reticulocyte-binding protein 2 homolog a-like isoform X2 has product MEISVKKFEAIMDFAVTQMGCSPSSLALRPSVFYLNLEKRIIPRFSIHKILIAKGLTGSKATILTILQLKHEVFLKRYVIPYKVEAPEVWQIYNQASNRHVLKDSKNEEVTFCPESSTENVAAPPKVAKVVDKSQTGKPKNKALASDLMEQDEELEKEEEANKATKPKKILRKSKKKVEEMQGGGAKKDKGDHSNIEFDEEEKDMSNREEEIAVVHIVGKVSEGSQASGLKRKVSKKVTKPKKVLKKSKKKIEEVQGSAAKKEEKDASKEEEENTALPMVRKVLEDEELEKEEEANKATEPKKILEKSKKKVEEMQGGGAKKDKGGHSNIEFDEEEKDKSNREEEIAAVPIIGKVSEGSQASGLKRVLLSPWSGKY; this is encoded by the exons ATGGAAATATCTGTGAAGAAATTTGAAGCTATAATGGATTTTGCTGTGACCCAGATGGGTTGTAGTCCATCAAGTTTAGCTCTGCGTCCATCAGTTTTTTATCTCAACTTGGAGAAGAGGATTATACCCAGGTTTTCTATTCACAAAATTTTAATCGCTAAAGGTTTGACTGGGAGTAAAGCAACCATACTAACAATTTTACAATTGAAACATGAAGTTTTCTTGAAGAGGTATGTGATCCCGTATAAAGTTGAAGCTCCAGAAGTGTGGCAG ATTTATAACCAAGCATCAAATAGGCATGTCTTGAAGGACTCAAAAAATGAAGAGGTAACTTTTTGTCCAGAAAGTTCTACGGAGAATGTAGCAGCTCCACCAAAGGTAGCGAAAGTGGTTGACAAAAGTCAAACTGGCAAGCCTAAGAATAAAGCTTTGGCCAGTGATCTTATGGAACAAGATGAAGAGttggagaaggaagaagaagcaaATAAAGCCACAAAGCCTAAGAAgattttgagaaagtcaaagaaaaaaGTGGAGGAAATGCAAGGTGGTGGTGCAAAGAAGGATAAAGGAGATCATTCTAATATTGAATTTGATGAGGAAGAGAAGGATATGTCTAACAGAGAAGAAGAGATTGCTGTTGTCCATATCGTCGGGAAAGTATCAGAAGGTAGTCAAGCAAGTGGACTTAAGAGGAAAGTTTCGAAGAAAGTCACAAAGCCTAAGAAGGTTTTGaaaaagtcaaagaagaaaattgAGGAAGTGCAAGGTAGTGCAGCCAAGAAGGAAGAGAAGGATGCatctaaggaagaagaagagaatactgCTCTTCCCATGGTCAGGAAAGTATTAGAAGATGAAGAGttggagaaggaagaagaagcaaATAAAGCCACAGAgcctaagaagattttggagaagtcaaagAAAAAAGTGGAGGAAATGCAAGGTGGTGGTGCGAAGAAGGATAAAGGAGGTCATTCTAATATTGAATTTGATGAGGAAGAGAAGGATAAGTCTAACAGAGAAGAAGAGATTGCTGCTGTCCCTATCATCGGGAAAGTATCAGAAGGTAGTCAAGCAAGTGGGCTTAAGAGAGTACTGCTCTCCCCATGGTCGGGAAAGTATTAG
- the LOC113290587 gene encoding probable E3 ubiquitin ligase SUD1, with protein MRRRLVETREKEILEQEADEEEEEICRICHSSGDSKNPLKYPCACSWSIKFVHSKCLLRWMKQRITLKCEVCNHKYSVHRVYAENTPTILPPREFLCGIAMKACHVAPYCVRICFSVLNQLLMLPYIAFWIWRSSVANSLSEAKELLVHSLMFPSTFMIMDWLYVLLIGNIISLLVMWLCSFVEIYAPFLVAPQPGNRNRNADEVREDAEVERQAIAGGLRNCDLVELWLTVFVALLRYFRGLIISVFRLAVHDPVWRTVIYLFTCILFFLISNNVLMSLRLGRMIFRNLFYASSSISTPLIESTLYIENNSLKNASHAITNLSAEVQNDGLLFCAAEVLAETLIANSTRPGEDLSSVGKPLLVYPSSGLYDVITGYMVVVPWMLLVVLHIPIRTVTSKIRGRLRKFLTTMIYPFFLMIHLGALPLVYGCWLDVCTITMLGRYTFLLAMFEGFCVTKICLPYAIELRETVEALLHQWITAVCCTLGLSVFLFSRPEDIGGQENVKVERQQDRLQDRLIAAKDPNRNIFTFNG; from the exons ATGAGAAGAAGATTAGTAGAAACCAGAGAAAAAGAGATATTAGaacaagaagcagatgaagaggaagaggaaattTGCAGAATTTGTCATAGCTCTGGTGATTCTAAAAACCCACTCAAGTATCCTTGTGCTTGTTCTTGGAGTATCAAATTTGTTCACTCAAAATGTCTCCTCCGCTGGATGAAGCAACGCATCACTCTTAAATGCGAG GTGTGCAACCATAAATATTCTGTACATCGTGTTTATGCTGAAAATACTCCAACAATATTACCTCCCAGAGAGTTTCTGTGTGGGATTGCGATGAAAGCATGTCATGTTGCGCCCTACTGTGTGAGGATTTGTTTTTCAGTTTTAAACCAACTCCTTATGCTACCATATATTGCATTTTGGATATGGCGGTCGAGTGTAGCGAATAGCCTTTCTGAAGCAAAAGAATTATTAGTTCATAGTCTTATGTTTCCTTCAACATTTATGATCATGGACTGGTTGTATGTCCTTCTAATTGGCAATATCATCTCGTTGTTGGTGATGTGGCTGTGTAGCTTTGTGGAGATTTATGCTCCTTTTTTAGTAGCTCCGCAGCCAGGTAACAGGAATCGTAATGCTGATGAAGTCCGTGAAGATGCTGAGGTGGAACGGCAAGCTATTGCTGGTGGTTTAAGAAATTGCGATCTTGTCGAACTGTGGTTAACAGTCTTTGTAGCTCTTCTTCGGTATTTCCGTGGACTGATTATTAGTGTCTTCAGGCTTGCTGTCCATGATCCTGTATGGAGGACTGTTATTTATCTGTTCACGTGTATCTTATTT TTTCTGATTAGCAATAATGTGCTGATGTCGCTGCGGTTAGGACGAATGATTTTCCGAAATCTTTTCTATGCATCTTCGTCAATTTCCACGCCATTAATAGAGTCAACACTCTATATAGAAAATAACTCACTGAAGAATGCATCACATGCCATCACAAATTTATCTGCTGAGGTTCAGAATGATGGCCTGCTTTTTTGTGCTGCAGAAGTGCTTGCTGAAACCTTGATTGCAAACAGTACTAGACCAGGAGAGGACTTAAGCAGTGTTGGCAAACCACTTTTAGTGTACCCAAGCTCAGGCCTATATGACGTTATTACTGGATATATGGTCGTTGTGCCTTGGATGCTCCTCGTTGTCCTTCATATCCCTATTAGAACTGTTACATCAAAGATACGTGGCCGTCTGAGGAAATTCCTGACTACGATGATATATCCATTCTTTCTGATGATTCATCTAGGGGCTCTCCCTTTGGTGTATGGTTGCTGGCTAGATGTTTGTACCATTACGATGCTTGGGAG ATACACATTTCTACTAGCCATGTTCGAAGG GTTCTGTGTAACGAAG ATTTGCTTACCTTATGCAATTGAACTGCGGGAAACAGTTGAAGCTCTTCTCCATCAATGGATTACTGCAGTTTGCTGTACTCTTGGCTTaagtgttttcttgttttctagacCTGAGGACATTGGTGGGCAGGAGAATGTGAAAGTCGAGAGGCAGCAGGACAGACTGCAAGATCGACTCATTGCTGCCAAAGATCCAAACAGAAATATTTTCACCTTCAATGGGTAA
- the LOC113287113 gene encoding probable E3 ubiquitin ligase SUD1 produces MEPIRAIVVEAPVLLLCQNWAVGFFFFKLWRTLVLLNHRIVLVDESWRIKFERVRDNGILKLPGCWMLQEILIPIVMNLLVSLCLLYVLARGIVPLLGFWITVNSTWVAYVTIIVLFSCAKRFSFWITELHNSILTDRYSGFGLQNFGEVAIQCENEIDELVRRLSDSRGCQRVGQLRFNVIKEVW; encoded by the exons ATGGAGCCAATTCGAGCAATTGTGGTTGAAGCCCCAGTTTTACTCTTGTGTCAGAATTGGGCAGTGgggttcttcttctttaagcTGTGGAGGACACTG GTTTTGCTGAACCATAGGATTGTTTTGGTGGATGAAAGTTGGCGGATTAAGTTTGAGAGGGTGAGAGATAATGGCATCTTGAAGCTTCCAGGGTGTTGGATGCTGCAGGAAATATTGATCCCAATTGTTATGAATCTGTTAGTGTCTCTCTGTCTTCTCTACGTTCTTGCAAGAGGGATAGTTCCCTTGCTTGGGTTTTGGATAACAGTAAACTCAACTTGGGTAGCCTATGTGACCATAATTGTACTGTTTTCCTGTGCCaaaagattttctttttggatcaCCGAGCTTCACAATTCTATCCTAACAGACCGTTATTCTGGTTTTGGGCTGCAAAATTTTGGTGAAGTAGCAATACAGTGCGAAAATGAGATTGATGAGTTGGTGAGACGATTATCAGACTCTCGAGGATGCCAACGTGTCGGACAGCTTAGATTTAATGTCATCAAGGAAGTATGGTAA